The DNA segment aaaggCATTTAACTAGGACCcctaattttgtaaaaattccAGAGAccctaattacaaaaaaaaatttttacatAGTACTTAAAATATTCTcttaataacatttttatatttatttgattcaGAATTTAACTTCTGTTTAAAATAACTATcaatatctctatattttaaataaaataataaagattctACTTCTAAAAATTGCAAATATTTAATCCACATTTGTCTTCTTTTATATACTAtgagttaattttattttatatatttatggaaatttggtaaaaaaatatgaaatttcgaatatatagtttattatatttaatttaaatgctaagatttttgtttttttaacggATACCAACATTTCAATCCCAAATTTGTATCTTTGTTATTAACTtacaaattcatattttttatcatgattttaatttttttagtttataacatttttatgaAGAAGAATCAGAAACGTTGAtgtaataaattcaaaaaaaactcagtgttatatatatatatatatatatatacatatttcaaatgtttatatgattcaaatttaaataaaactattattaacaatatcatgtaaaatatatatttttaactcgTCTCAGGCCTCCAAAAATCTTCGCACAGCACTGATTTTGTTTGGTACATTGCATATCTATTGCTTTCGCTCGAAACGAATTTGACTAAAAGGTTGATTGTTTGTAGTTTTTggattagtttttggtttttgtttttccaaaaacCATTTAGCaaccaatcaaaattttaaaagaatagaTTCCCTAAAATGTAGGAAAATTAGTTTTTGCAAATAACTGTTTTCTTAACACAAAAACCAAAAGCCAAGTTTTcatagtttttttcttatcttacggtgggtttccaattttttttaaattgcttttattttatttatattttaatataagaaaaaaataaaaaatgataattactGTAATCAAAAAAGGTTTAGTAAGATTCATTTTCTTACTATTGgtactatttattaaaattcgtGATATATATtcttgtattaattttttttaaacaagaaataaacttctaaaataattttttttaatatcagacCAAAAAATCATTAATCCAATTTTTGAGAAACCAGAAGGATAATAAAGTTTTAAATTccgaattcaaaatatatttataattttatacagtACTTTCCTGAACTTATAAAagtacatttaaattttatttagtatatttaaataaactagctattgatatttttatttataataatatgtgatttataaaatattttaaaaatacaactattttttttaactttttaattatgtattttcatttttgaactGCAGTAATTatgttgtcatatatatatatcagaatGGGGGAATTTTACTTCTACACTTTCTTTGGTACCACATTTCAAGTATACCACTAGTAtgaagacattttcaaaaaatacacTTTTCATTAATGACCAAAAGACCATACTAGCCCTAACCTTATCTCTCTCTCGCGAtcctcttttctttctctctctctcgcgatCTTTTTTCTTCCTCTCTGCCTCCGATTCACCGGAGATCCACCATCTCTCTCTCATTCCACCGGTTCTCTGCGGTTCACTCTGCGGTTCACTCTGTCGACTCCTACTTCTGTACAAGATTCCCAACTGGTATGCATCTAATTtctcctttttttgtttgtgtcgATTAATTTTGCGAAATTTCGATTTTGTGGTTACTATAGTCGAAAATCAAACAAGATTGCTTTAGACTTCTAATCTGTACATGTCGATCTAAGATAAACAATTCTGATTGTGAAAACATTGAGTTTTGACAACTTAAGACCCTTTATAACCCTTTGTAAATCTGAGTTATTTTGTAATGTAATTGATATGTTCAGTTCCTGAGAAGCTGTGTTCAAGCTTATATGAGAGCCACAATCCTGCCAGCACACATTTGCTTTAATTGTTGGTGAATGGTCGATTCACAATAAGAAAGTTGGCAGAATctgaaagttttgtttttggttctgCGTTTCTTAACAGTTGTGACTTACGTGTCTGTCTAGTACTCAATGTAGCtcaatatgttaattatttactcTAATCTCTTGCTTGTTTCTTGACCATAATACAACAAACAGAGCGGTAGAATCCAATGAGATGTGGAAGACTCAGGAGCAAGAAAACGAAAGGCTCAAAATAAAATCAAGAGAGGAAAGCAGCAACAGCAGTAGCCAAATGAAGTGGAGTAGTAGTTTCTCGAAAAGGAGTTTGGATAAGAAATGTAGCTCCATTAACGAGGAGAGAAAGATCACTCATCAATCATCATTGGACAAAAGATTGTacttggatgatgatgatgaaggttTAGGAGATGATGAGAATTGAGTCTTTTCTCCAATCACGGTATATATGTCTATTTGCTATAGCTTCTGTTACCTTTAGCTTCCTTCATCTTCTGAGTCTCTTTGTAAATGACAGGAACAAACGTGGGAGAGGCTCTGTTGGTCCTAGGATGGATGAAAATGTCCCTTATCTTCCCACCGAGAAGGTTGATCAATTGCAAAGTTCTGATACAAGGGAAAGGAAGGTAGTCTTGCTGCAGCTTGGGCTCTAGCTAATCTATATTATCTTGCATGTTAGAAAGCtcttataagggtttataaaactatttataagaacttataaatcatttttaaggttttaaaaatatatttataaaagtttatgaaTCTGTATATAAggtttgtaaaaatattataagagttTAATAATCTTCATAACACAATTTATAAGagttaataaatctttttcaagagtttataaatctttacaaacatttagaagtaaaatattcataaagcTATTATAAGTGTCTATAATtctaatataaatgtttgtaaattatttatagtaaataaaagattatttataatggtttataaaacaattaataagactttataaaatcagtctataaggttttttaaatatattattaaagtataattcatttataagagtttataaaatcCGTTTATAaggattataaataattaataaatgtttatgaaTGATTTATGAAGATTtagaaatcatttataaatatttatcaatagtttatatatattcctCATGTGGTGGAAAACAGCAAGATGATGTAGCAGAGGTTTGTGGGGATATTGAGTTTGCTGTATAGTTCATAGCTAAGAATAAGAGCGAGTGTCTCCAAGAAGAATGGGGAGTGTTGGGGAAGTCTCCGGAGGCGGCTTTAGATGTGGATCAGACGATCTTCGTGGTTACGGCGGAAGACGTGGAGAGGAGCAAAAGACGGTGTTATGGGCAGCAAGAAACTTCTCCAGCAAGAAGATTTGCTTGCTTTACGTCCATCGTCCTGCTTGGCCTGCCTCCTGCAGTGAGAATCTTatgcttctctttctctctgactTAACTATTTTGTGGTGAATTATAGAATATTTATGGATGTTGAattgttcttgagtgtagaTTTGCTCATGAATCATGATTGAATCTTACcgagtctatatatatatcctttagTTGATTGTGGATGATGTTAATGATGTACCTCTGTTTGCTAAGAAAATCTGAGAAAtgatataattgttttataaagaaGAGGCAGAGAAACCATATCAAATTATATCATCATAATAAAATCCTTATAAGACTTtataaagataataaataatttataaatatttataaatcatttatgaaaattcagaaatcatttataaacctttatcaatagtttatatatatattcctataaatgatttataaacctttataaaatcaCTTATAAGAATATACCAaatatttataaggttttataaaatcatttataaatatttagaaaggtaatttcatttataaagtcttaaaaatcatttataagattttataaatctttacatttagaagtaaaatattcataaagctattataagtttaaaaagtaaaatcgATGATATAAATACATGAAGATGCTCGTTACTAATTTTCTGAAAAACGAAACTAGAGTAAATGTAAAGTACAAATGATTTACAGCTTACAATCACTTATAAGAACACgtgttatacatatatatattacagaAAGACATGTGTCTTGTTTCTCTTATATGTgtcaaaaacatatatattacatataaaaacaCGTGTCTTATCTCTCTTTCTGCAACTCCAATCTTCTTGAAAATTGTGTTTCCTtctgaaaacataaaaacataaggctaaatatatatattgttttacgGTTTCTTTTATAAGgccttataaatataaaaattgtaataaatacCTCAAGCGGATTACCTTTATAAAATcacttataaattttataagagcTTATAAAACCTCGTATCAACCAtctataaagtttttaaaacatatataaatatttataagattttataaatctttttcaagagtttataaatctttttcaagagtttataaatcttttataagattttataaatctttacatttagaagtaaaatattcataaagctattataagtttaaaaaataaaatcggtGATATAAATACATGAAGATGCTCATTACTAATTTTCTGAAAAAAGAAACTAGAGTAAATGTAAAGTACAAATGATTTACAGCTTACAATCACTTATAAGAACACgtgttacacatatatattacagAAAGACATGTGTCTTGTTTCTCTTATATGTGTCAAgaacatatatattacatacaAAAACACgtgtcttctctctctttctgcaACTCCAATCTTCTTAAAAATTGTGTTTCcctatgaaaacataaaaatataaggctaaatatatatatatatatatatatatatatatatatatatattgttttacggtttcttttataaaaccttataaatataaaaattgtaataaatacCTCAAGGGGGTTACCTTTATAAAATcacttataaattttataagagcTTATAAAACCTTGTATCAACCAtctataaagtttttaaaacatatataaatatttataaaactatttaaaagggtttataaaactatttacaagaacttataagctatttataagagtttttacatttatttataagtgttcataaattaatttacaaggtttataaatctatttataagagtttataaatcaccAAATTAACCAACTTTTCACTATTTCTTTGCTTATTAAGGAACATCATTCTTTTACAGTTTCTTTTATAAGGCCttataaaaaagtataattgAGTATTGAGATGATTGAGTATTGAGAGATACTTGAGGTTTCTgaatttataatggtttataaaaatttataaagggTTTACAAAACCACAATGTTAGATGAACGTCTCAGTTCTGCAGATGCACATAATATATCCAGACCAGATATATAGCCTTCTAGGACCTTTCTCACAGAAATAGCAAAAGCCTGATTAACAAGAGTATAGTGGCTCTTGTTATTGGCTTCTTCATTTTCACCTACTTTACAGCTCCCCCATGTCCCTCAACTTCCAACTTGAAGTTCATGAAATGGGTCTACGAAGTTATGGAGAAGAAAGACCAAAGAACCAAAACAGCCTATGTTTCAAAGAATCTGTCCCAAGGCGTCAGTGCTTGATAACCAATGCCACAAGCTCAGACTTTTGTGGGTTGTCCTATCAGCTGGCTCAGAGCATAATCCATAAGAGAGCTTATGTATGCTAATAAGAGAAGAACACCTTGCAGGGCATTCAACGCCAACCTAACCAAACTTAATTCCTATTAAAAAGCAACAAAATTGTCAGAGAATGTGGCCAAAAGTAGAAGTAGTCTCAATATACTTCTTTCATTTCATCTAAGCACTAAAGATATTCCATTGTTCTGTAATTGATTACTAAGAATAGAAATCTGAGAACATGACATCGTAATCTTCCCTAAGATAATGATTTCGTCGTAACTCAATACAGTACATCGAGTACTAAACTCAAATCAATAAAATTGATACTTCTTTTCCCCCAAATCATTTCCTATTAGGTTTCCGATCCTAGCCACTCAAGTGAAATGCAAAGCTCATGTTTCCACGCATACAAACATGAAAAGCGTAAATGGTGAACTTACAGAGGCAAATGAAGAAGACGGAGGAGAAGCAcgagttggaagaagaaattGGCAGCTCTGAGAATGTAAGGACTCTCAATTACTTGGTGGAAGGTAAAGCTCCTCCTGTTTGAGCTTCTCCAGAAGCGAATCAATGCTCGTCGCCACCGTCATTATTTCTCAATCGAGGAGAAAGTGAGAGATCGTCTTGTTCGCCTGAGCTTGTAGAGTTTTTCAGCTTCGTCGGAGAATTCGTCAGCGCCGTCCGGAGAACTCGTCAGGATCGTCGGATTTGATCACCGTCGAATTCGAAATCAATCTGGAAACTCTCAGATTTGGAATTGAGGGAGAACGAGAGTAATTTAGGTTTAATTATTCAGGGGTATAATGGTACTTTgtctattaaaattttaatggtaaagttgaaaagtgtaaagttgaaaagtggtattaggaAAGTGGTATTAGTGGCAATTCCCCTATCAGAATTGTGGTTCATATATCTAGCTCGCATTATTTtctcttataaaataaatttatttttaagtggtaatattttgtattatttgttgTTCATAGTAAGTAATATTTTActactaatttttatttcaactcaaacaaaaataatcattCAAGTTTTCTAAAACCTAAAACTAtacaaaaatcagaaattttagataaatattttaatattttataaaaacaaaaaccaaaagtcAGAAACCAAAATCACCATTCgtgttttttcaaaaactaaaatctactgcaaaatcaaaaactagaaactaaaaaccaaaatctaaaaactaaaaatcaaaaaccaaaaactaaaaaataaaatctaaaaactatctaaacaatcatcacctaagAGTAGTCTGTGTGGCTTGTATTTTTGGGCCTATTGATCCCCTCTTCTCGTTCAAAAACAATTATCATTTGGGTTTTTGGAGGTTTCGCCATCTtctttcttattaatttttttttcaaaatataagattCTAGTAAACAATATTCAAATTATCTTGACTGAGAATCATGAGTGGAATGGGATGAACTAAAAGTTGGTTTCGGTACAAAAAATAAGGCCCAACAGTATTgttactttttctattttatggtGAGACATTTTATAAAATTCGTTTTGGAAAGCTTCATGCTGTTGTTTGTGTGGTCCTAACTAAAGGCTTCTATTTTGTCCCCCTGAAATGCAATGATGCCAATTGCAAATTTGTCTCTTATACGTGTCTCTCTCTAATTGGTTTACAAAAGGAGAATTCTCTCAAGACCCCACTTGCCTTGTGATACTTAAAGTAGCTCTTTAATCACCACTCGTCCTCAAAATGCTTTCTACGTACAATAACATCAAATTATTGGCAAAGTATAtttgtttgtgaagaagaaagaaaagcaatTAACTTTTTCTAAAGAGGATTTGGAAGACAAGTGCGAGGTTGTACGGAGGAAATCTCGGTATCAAATCAGCTGAAATCTggtgggtttagggtttaatggaGTTATGGGACCAATTGATTTacatattttgtataatatattgttttttttttttgaacacagtATAATATATTGTTCTTACTGTAAAATCACAAATAAAGTGATCTGTGTGTATATCTTTTGGACAGTCTTCACATGCATCCCCATGCACCATTTATTTCTtcttaacaaaataaatcatcCAAATTAGTATGGGTTGGGTCTAATCATATCATCACGGCGTTCTTGAGGTGACATATATTGAATAATGAAAAAGAGAGGGTAAGGAATAAAAATGTGGAAAGAGGTGATTTTAGGTCCAAACATGTATGCCTGCAGAAATGAAGACGCAGAccaatttttattctttttctgtTCATTCCACTCACCCTCATAATCTgcaaaatctctctctctctctaggtaagTGCTTAATAACAACAGAATCTACGtacacacacaaaacataaattatatttatactgACGCCTAAGTACATTTATATTTACGTGGATGGATTCTCGAGTCGAGGGAAACACATACAATGCAAGATCGGACTTTTGGAAAATTGTAGTATAAGCCAAACAACGCATAGTATATGTGAAAAATGTGCAATGATAAGACGAAGTCTATATGAAtgcttatttttttgtaaacttatatTGATGCTTATTacgatttttaaaaacataaatgtcGATGTTGCAGTGAGGACGTTTGGTTCAGTAAGTAGAACTTCTCGTCATCTAAGTATCTCTCTATCCCTTCAAATGTAAATGTACTGACATTACATCAACACACAAATCAACTCTAACCATTATAAACCTAGTTATTTTAAACACACTACATCAAAAgattattagtttttagttttaataatttaaatacattatttatCTATAATTGACTAATTTCATTATATCacatttgattttatatttgattttgttaaattttgtaattttatgtcttcattatttattaaaaattattttagagttaatttatatattagtttgtttttatgaaaaaaattagttcagctaaatttacattaaaaacGAAAAGTacataatatgtatttttacaGTTTGATATAATCGATGATAATtatttgagtatattttaaattaaaatataattaatataatattttaatttttagcaaggtaagaaaaaatagaaatattctctccatatacaaaaattgaagttttagtttttgtataTGAAAGATAGATGTTTAAGACTTTATTTAGTGCATTTTgctttaattaaaatattaaatctaGCAAATATAAGTCTACgctaattaatatattcatgtgACTATAGTCAAAtgaaaagtaataaaatatattagtttaataattGGTATGATAAATAGCATTCACTAAAGTAACATCAATTTTGGTAAAACTATGTAATTTTGGAATTTTATTATAGATAAAATCAcactaaatttgatattttggaGTTGGCTTCAAAAACTGCTTAAATTTAACTATCAAGTATACGAAGTGATATACATACGACCATATTGACAAACAGTAGCCGCCTATCATATATACCTATGCCAGTTTGTCTGTGATTGTTTTGCCAAACCCACAGTAAAGCTCAGTACATGTTTCCCACGGTTTCAAATATACAAGTATATTTCAACATTAATTGATTTTACAGAGCAAATCACATCTGTAATTAACTGACAAacatcttaaaattttaaattcgaCGTCCAAAAAAGTCTTGAGTTGAAAATTGAAAAGAACAAGCCTGAGATTAGCGATCAGAGTTGAAAACAGCCAGCTGGAAAGCTGTTGATGTGAGCTTCCACAGATACAGACTCGTTGACTTTTTTGATATTTGAAAACTGGACTGGATTATATACTCCAATAATACAATAATACAAGGTACTTCCAGATAAAAACACTATGaacttataattaaattttgtaggCAGGTAATAGAGaacttaactttttttaacAGAAATTGTACATAATATTAAAAGACAGGTAACGATttaaatatagaatataaaCATTCTCAGGATTTGGAGATTAATCTTTAAAACACTGATTAACGTTATAAACTCCTCTTCCTCCGTTCTACAAACCCTAGTTGTACTGTAAGAATTAAATGGCTATGATCTGTCAAGATCTAGGGTTGGAGAAGAAGTGTGTACCAGTGATGAAACTGTTGTTGGAGGTAGGATAATTAAGTGAGGCAGGATCAATGTAATGATCTGAAGTGGAGCCAACGACTCCATTGTTGCAGCTCACCTTTGCGCTTGACGAGGAGGCCGATGGCCCTGCGGTTATGAGATTCAACGGCTGAGATCCACCGTCCGAGGAGCTTCTCTCGGCCGGACCTTGGTCGTAGAGAATACCTTTGAATACGTGACCGCCTATACTCACAGCTGTTTTGTATGCATATTCATCTTCTCCCTCATCAACCGAACTCACACGCACACACTGGAAAGTTGCAGATGAGCTAATTTCCGGTGGAAAATTTCCAACCTGTAGCCCTAGGTGAAAAATAATTATGTGATCAGATGTTTGATTACATGTggagaaataaaatttaatgtaagatttgtttgtttatatagaaaaagattttataaacttctttcaaaaaaaaagatttttaaagtgttttcaaaaaaaatatttttaagttaatggcaacaaataaaaacacaaatatcaAGATCAGCGAGAACAGTGTCCTGCTGTCAATCCAAGAGTCAGTTTTACTCATACACAGTGTATATCttcataacaaaacaaaaaaaaagttgaaaactAGTACAAACTTTTGTTCTTCtcgaaaatgaaaaaaaaaacaaataaataccaATAAAAAAAGCTGATCAAACAATATAGGGTTTCTGTTTCTGCAGTtgtaaaaattgaaattaatcaaGGTATCCACAATGCTTTCATTTTACCACTATATTTGAACGCATGgaaagaagcaaaaaaaaaacagaaagtgGAATTATGGGATACCTAAGGTGTTATGAGTGCACACAAGGGAAGTAGATTTTGCTGGGACTGGGAAATGCTCTCTCGGCCGTTTAGGAACGTTCTCACCTTGCGGATGCTGAGAGGAGGCAAGCTGCTGTTGGCGTTCCCGGCGTTTGGCGGCAGGAACCCACGTGCTTTTCACGTGAGTGGGACACTCAAGGCCTCGGCTCTTGCAGCAAGTCCTGCACCTCATGTGAGCGCAATCTTTCTTAGCTTGGTTCCCACAGTCCTGGCAGCTGGGTCCGCCGCCGCCGCCACCACTTCTCATCATCGTTAAACCGGAGGCTTCACCGCCGGAAGCTTCAATTAAGCTCCGGTTGCTTGGACCAACGCCTAAACCAGCAGCGGAAGTGTAGAGATTCAGCctttgttgctgctgctgctggaaAATGATTTGTTGATTGTTTGAGTGTTGCCATAACTCAAGTGTTCCTTTGTAAGAAGGAGCGATATCACCACACCCAGCGTTTGCGTTTGAGTTAGGGTTTCTGCACCAGAGCCAAGATTCGTTTCCGGATGGAGAAgaattattatttgtattagTAGTAGTGGCGTCTTGGCGGCTTCCTCCTCCATCTACTCCTGTGCCGTTGCCTAGCGAGAAAAAGCCTGCCATAGTCGGACACAACCAGCCATATATTACCAAATTTCAAGGGCTTTTCTTTTTCCACTTAATCAACACTCCCACATGTCTTCTAATCTTTCCACAAGAAGAAACGATCAATTGGTGAGGAAGATGATATTATGTTATCTGGTTTGTTTTAGAAATCGAATAAAGCTTTTGGAACTGTGAAAGTTGGATTGTCGGTATAGAGAGTATTTAAGAGAGATTCGAGCGATCAGAGAGTTTTGTTTCTCTTCTGTCTCGCGCTCTGCAACGCCGCCATGTCCTTAATGCTCCTCTCTGACTCTTTCCCCTCTtcttattctctctctctcttctttttttgtttgttttccacAAACGCTCATCGCCCAAAATATATCTATACCGTTGATCATCAAGTGTTCACGATCCAGCGGTGCCTATGTTGCCACGTCTTTTCCACTCTTCGGTCTTTTCCACCGGAAAACACGCTCCCtcttacctttttttttgtttgtgttttaaaGAATCTCTACTAGTAATGTtgttattgttttctttatatatatctcTATAATTCTAAATTTACATTTTCAAATCATGTATTTAATCAAAGCTGTGAGCTGAGTGCGGCTGAGGAACGCCGGCAATACCCGCATATATAGTTGTGTTCTTTTATAGATTCGCTGGTTATGGTTTCAGTTCATCTGTGGCTTAAATTATCCTGTATTGGTTGGATAGTGCACCTGTGGCTTTAATTAAACGCGTAAAGGTTGCAGATGGTAAGCAGATGCTTACTCGCTCATGTTTCCAAGGAAgcaaattattattactattatttatatacacaaagaaaactaaataattaacGTTAAGTTCTCAATTATTTGTGCTGTGTACATTATATGTTTATTACTATATTGTATAGATTGTTTAATGTAGAGTCTATATAGTGTACACACATACACAAATACAAGTATATCATTTCTCCCGTGTGTCGTTTTTGTCTTAATCATTATTATACTAGTCTACAAAGAAATGATCTAGTAtcttagagcaccattaacgGATAGAGAAAGAACTTGGATATCTAAGCTAAAAAATTTCATCTTTATTAGATAATTATAgcttaattaaaacaaaaaaaacaatgaaaaaaattacatgtaAACAATTGAATTTCTAACAGGTCGTAggaaaatcggttttaagatACTTTTGTttcgtctcttttttttttaataatataatactaGTGGTTAGACACTCATCTTCGTCCCATCGTTAATGCTGTTTGAGAATTATACAAAATATGGATGACAGCTATAGGATTGGGAGAGTTGACTAATATGAAGAGGTATAATTTAAGTCCTTCCCGTTAGAAATGCCCACGGCTGTGCGCGAAAAAAATGTGTATTGAAGGAAAAGCGAGAGAGTGAAACTGGAATTCTGATGTATTTGCTATTTACGAAATGGATGAAAGTTAGACATATACTTCTTTTGTTTCTAAGTAAATGTCATTTTGATATTTCACACAGATTGAAacaaatgaataaaatgtaattAAATCTATATTAATTACTCATGTTTgactataatatttaaaataaataaaattatttataagatcaataTACTTTGCAATTAATTTaagttaaaagtaaataaaattggTACTCCCTCCATATTAGTTTAATTGATGTTTAagaattttgattttgtttcaaaataaatgatgttCTCACCATTCTAGGTGaaatttaatatcatttgaaaattttaaccaattataaaatactgcatctttttttattggttgaattagttttatttgatgttatttatgtaaccaaagtcaattatataaaagtttgtatttttaatatttgtgtaaAAACCTTAAACAccttttaaaatgaaaaaaaaagagagtattaaaattagaaaatgacattttttgtgtaacaaaaaaaatgttagaatgGTATTTAATATGAAAGAGATGGAATAAAAAACAGAATAATCATATCACCAAAATCGTGATATTTTTCTTCCTAAAAGGTAtataagtataatatatatctgTAAGTGTATGGACATACTAATTTGATAATTTTACATAGCGACTGTGACGATTTAAGGGGGTTTATTGTGTGTAGAATGTACATACAAGTGTTATGGATGAATgaaaaagaggagaagaagggGAGATACAATCATTCATGAATGAGAAATTAAGAGAGAGAGGGTAAAAGGGCAAGTGACATTCTCTCAGATTTTATTCGTGTATATTAACAAGACTACAAACCCATAGTTCCAAATATCTTAATAAAATCGATTATTTATGCAAATAACAACAAATTCGTGACTCGTCACAAGCCCAAACTAATCATTTGAAATGTGAACATTGAAATTAGTACAAATAGATTACTTTTCCCAAATGTAAA comes from the Brassica napus cultivar Da-Ae chromosome A7, Da-Ae, whole genome shotgun sequence genome and includes:
- the LOC106356546 gene encoding protein SHORT INTERNODES, whose translation is MAGFFSLGNGTGVDGGGSRQDATTTNTNNNSSPSGNESWLWCRNPNSNANAGCGDIAPSYKGTLELWQHSNNQQIIFQQQQQQRLNLYTSAAGLGVGPSNRSLIEASGGEASGLTMMRSGGGGGGPSCQDCGNQAKKDCAHMRCRTCCKSRGLECPTHVKSTWVPAAKRRERQQQLASSQHPQGENVPKRPREHFPVPAKSTSLVCTHNTLGLQVGNFPPEISSSATFQCVRVSSVDEGEDEYAYKTAVSIGGHVFKGILYDQGPAERSSSDGGSQPLNLITAGPSASSSSAKVSCNNGVVGSTSDHYIDPASLNYPTSNNSFITGTHFFSNPRS